The Natronosporangium hydrolyticum nucleotide sequence GACAACCGATCCCAGGTAGACCCGACCGAGGTTGCGGTGCAGTTTCGGGTAGCGGACCCGGATCCGGGTGACGAACTGGAAGGGCCCGATGAGCAACGCCAGTGAGCTGGGAATCGCGTGCGCGGCGATGGAAAGGTAGTGTGCGGCGACCTCGGGGTTGAGCGGGATCCGGTTGCGTTCCAGGTCACCGACCAGGTATGGCTCCACAGAGTAGAGGGCGATCCCGAGGGCCGATACGGCTACCAGGCACCAGAGCAGCCACCACCACCGGCGGCGGGTCAATGTCGTCATACGGGCACAGTGCCCCGACGGCGACCTTGCCGCCTCGGCGAAAATCGCCTAATCCAGTGGTTCAGTCCCGCCGCCCGATCGGCGGGACCCACCTCTCACCGACCCGGACCGGCGCCGGGGTCAGGCAGATCCCGGAGCTGCCGGCGGGAGCTGACCCCTAGTTTGCGGAAGATGCCGCGCAGGTGGGCGTCGATCGTGCGCGGACTCAGGTAGAGCCGGGCGGCGATCTCCTTGTTTGTCGCGCCGGTGGCCACCAGGGCGGCGACCTGCTGCTCCTGCGCCGTCAACGCGCCGGGTCCGGGCTCGCCCCGACCCCGGATCCGGGCGCCGGCGGCGCGCAACTCGTCGGCGGCCCGCCGGGCGAACGCCGTCATCCCAATGGTGGCGAACAGCTCATGGGCGGTGCGCAGTTGTTCGCTGGCGTCCCGCCGCCGACCCGCCCGGCGCAGCCACTCCCCGTACAGCAGGCGCGCCCGGGCCTGGTACGGCGCCGCCCGGGTCCGGTCGAGGCGCACCAGCGCCTCCCGGTAATCATCCTCCACACCAGACAGCAACGCTCTGCTGTACGCCGCCACCCCCAGCCCACAGTCCGTACCGGCGGCGGTCGCGCGCTTGGTCAACGCCGCCAGCGCCGACTCCGCCGCCGCGCGGTCGCCGGTCCGGACCGCCGCCTCCACCAGCTCCGGCAGGCTGACCCCGGCCAGGTAGAGGTCGCCCGCCGCGACGGCCCGGCTCGCCGCGGCCAACGCGGCCGGATAGTCGGCCGAGCCGTTGTCCAGAATCGACCGCGCCCAGTCGATGTTCGCCACCAGCTGGCCGGATCCGCTGGCGGTCGCGGCGCCCCTGGCCGCGTCGAACTCCGCAAGCGCCTCCGCCCGGCGGCCTCGCAAGGCCGTCAGGTGCAGCGACGGGTAGCCCTTCGGCGGTAAGCCCAGCGCGTCGGCGATCACCGCCTCCTCTTCGATCGCCGCCGCCGCCCGTGCGAAGTCGCCCATGAGCGTCGCCGCCACCGCGGTCAGGGCCAACCCCAGCCGCAGCTCCGGCAGCGCACCGGACTCCCTGCCGTCGGCGAGCAACCGGGTGACGATTTTGTCGAGGGCTTCCGGGTCCCACAACTCGCCCGCGAGCATCGACGCCAACGCCGGTCGTCGCCGCCACTCCCCCTCGGCGCCGGCCAGCACCGACCGCAGGACCGGGGCCGCCTCCCGGTGCTCCCCGGTGCCGATCAGGGCGAGCGCCGACAGCAGATCCGGGGCGGGCGGCGCCGGCAGGATCGCCCTGGCCTCGGCGAGGACCATATCCATCACCCCGGCCGCCCGGCCGACCGCCAGGGCCATCTCCAGCGCATCAAGGTACGCCCGCCGGGACTTCTCCGGGTCGAACGGTGCGAGCCGGCGGGCGGCCCGCAGCATGTGCTCCGGACCGCTGTCGTCGATGTGCTGGAGGAACGCGGCCCGTCCCCGCAGCAGATCCGCGTGGGCCCGGGCGGTCTCGTCGAGCCCGTCGACGTCGACCGTGGCGAGCAGGGTGGCGGCCGGCTCCGACTGGCCGGCGTCGATCATGGCCTGCACTGCGGCGAAGGTACGCCGGACCCGCTCACCAGCGTCCACCGACCGCTCGGCCGCCCGCCGGAGAAACGCCGCAGCAGCTGCCAACCCGCCCCGGGCGCCGGCCCGGGAGGCGGCAGCTTCAAGGTCCGCCGCCACGTTCTCGTCCGGATCGGCCCCGGCGTGGGCGCGGTGCCACGCCCACCGGTCCGGCTCCCGCCTCAGGTCGGTCACCTCTGCCAGCGCCCGGTGGGCGGCGTAGCGTGACCGCGCGGTCGCCGCGTGGTAGACGACCGACCTGGCGATGGGATGGCTAAACCGGACCCGGGTGGTGAACTCGACCAGCCCGGACTCGACCGCCTCGATGCTGTCCCGGGGCACGTCGATCTCCGGTAGCAACCGGGCGGCGGGCCACAACAGATCCGGGTCCCCGGTGGGGTCGGCGCTGGCCACGGTGAGCAGCTGCGCCGCCCCGGGCGACAGGGCGGCCAGCCGGGCGTGAAAGCTGCGCTCGATCCGGCGCGGCACCGAGCCGGCCTCCGCCGGCGCAAACCCGCCGGCCTTCGGTAACTCCCGCAATGCCAGGGGATTGCCCCTCGCCTCAGCGAGGACCCGGCTCAGGACCCGCGCATCGAACCGCCTACCCGGGGTCGACGCCAACAGCGCTCGGGCGTCGCGCTCGGAAAGGCCCCCTAGCGGTAGCGCCGGGAGGTCGTCGAGACCGCTCGCCACCGCCGGCTCCCGGACCGTGAAAATCATGGTGATCGGTGCGGCCCCCAGCCGGCGGGCGGCGAAGGTCAGCACCGCCATCGAGGCTGGGTCGAGCCAGTGGGCGTCGTCGACTAGACACACCAGCGGACGTTCCTGGGCGGCGGCGGCGAGCAGCTCGCCGGTAGCCAGCCCGATCTGGAGCACGTCCGGGGTCCCCTCGGTCAGCCCGAAGGCCACCTGCAGCGGCGCCCGTTGCGGGTGGCCTTCGGGACTGTCCAGGAGGGAGCGGCACAGCTGGTGTAGCCCGGCGTACGGGAGACCGGTCTCGAACTCCGACCCGGCAACGGCCAGCACCCGGGCGTCGATGGCAGCGACCCGGACCTGGTCGAGCAGTGTGGACTTGCCGATACCCGCCTCTCCGCGCAGGACCACCGCACCACCCGCGCCCGCGGCGGCTCGCCGGATCAAGTCTTCGAGGTGGCGGAGTTCCGCCTCCCGGCCGAGGAACAGCGGGACAGCCACGGTGACGGCGACCGCCCGCGGCAATGAGTCGGTCATCGCGACGGACGGGTCGTGGTGGTCAGGTCAGTCACGGGTGCTGGGCCGGCCCGGTGTTCCTGCGGGCGCAGGCCACGGACCCGCTTGAACGCGGTGCTGAGCGCGAACCCGGTGCCGTACCCGACCTGCCGAGCTACCGCATCCACGGTGGCATCCCGCTCCCGCAGGAGGTCCGCCGCGAGCGCCAGCCGGGACACCGTCCACGGGTGGCTGGGGTTGCGGTGCATGAGCCGCAGTGCCCGGCCGACCACCGGATCGGTGTGGGCTGCCCGGTACCACCCCGGGGCGTCCGCCTCTGGCTGCGCGAACCAGGCCCGCACCACCGCGATCAGCAGCAGGTCGAGCAGCCGGTCTAGCACTACTTCCTGGCCCGGCTCGGGTCGCCGTGCTCCGGCATCACCCACGCGCCGCCGTTCACCATCGCCACCAGCGACAGCGGGGCACGGTCCTGCACCCGCACCGACCACGGCGGGTCCATGACCGCCCGAAGCAGGAACGCGCCCCGTGCGCGGGGCGCGTCGAGCAGTCCGGCCAGCGCGTCCATGCCCCGAGTGTAGACGCTCTCGTATGGGGTAGCGCTTCTCAGCCATTCAGCCGCTCACAGTGCCGGGCTTGACTGGCACCCATGAACACTGAGACAACATTGGTAGTGGGAAGTACCGGCAAGACCGGGCGCCGGGTCGCCCATCGGCTGCAGGAGCGTGGGCTGCCGGTCCGGGCGGGGTTCCCGTACCGGGACGCCGCTTACATCGGCCCGGTGCCCGAGGGTGTTGCCCGCGCGCACCGGGCTGATGTCAACAGTGACGCCCGCCCCGGTCCGCCCGATCGAGCAGATATCGACGCTCTACCTGGTTGTCGGTCAACGCCGCCGCTTCCCGGTAGAGCCTCGCGGCGGTCGCCAGGTCGCCGGTCAGCTCGGCGAGGTGGGCGCGCACCGCCCGCTCCCGATGCCGCGTCAACGGTTCCGAGTCCAACCCGTGCCGCCGGTTGACGGCGTCCAGCAACGCCAGGCCGCGATCCGGGCCGTACGCCTGGGCCACCGCCACCACCCGACTCAGCCGTACCGGCGCGGTGGGGGTGAGCCGCTCCAGCCAGAGGTACAGCGCCGCGATCTGGGGCCAGTCGGTCTGTTCCGGGGAGGCGGCCGCGGCGTGCACCGCGGCGATCGCCGCCTGCAGTTGGTAGGGCCCCACCTCACGGCGGGCCCATACCGCGTCGATCAGCGCGGTCCCCTCCTTGATCAGCTCGGGGTTCCACCGGGTGCGGTCCTGCTCCACCAACGGCACCAACCCGTCATCACCGGTACGCGCCGCCTGTCTGGCGTCGGTGAGCAGCATCAGCGCGAGCAGGCCGGCCGACTCGGCATCCTCCGGCAGTTGGGCGCGGAGCATCCGGGTGAGCCGGATCGCTTCCTGGACCAGGTCGACCCTGGTGAGTTCCTCCCCTGCGGTGGCCGTGTAGCCCTCGTTGAAGATGAGATAGAGGACCTGCCGCACCGCGGCCAGCCGGTCGTCCCGGTCGACATCGGTGGGTGGGATGAACCGCGCGCCCGCCTGGGCGAGTTGTTGTTTGGCCCGGCTGATCCGGGCGCCCATGGTGCTCTCGGTGACGCCGAACGCGTGCGCGATCTCGCCGGTGGTCAGCCCACCCACCGCGCGCAGCGTAAGCGCTACCTGCGACGTGCTGCTCAGCGCGGGGTGGCAGCAGAGCAGTAGCAGGGTCAGGCTGTCGTCGGTCTCCGGCGGCGGTGGCGGCTGCCGATCAGCTTCCCCCAGGCCCAGCTCGACCGCTCCGGCCTCCTGCTCCCGCCGACGCCGGGCCTGGTCGGCGCGGAGCAGATCGACCATCTTCCGGTAGCCGACCCGGATCAGCCAGCTCCGTGGCTGCTCGGGAACGCCCTCGTCGGGCCAGGTCCGGGCCGCGACCAGCAACGCCTCCTGGACCGCGTCCTCGGCGAGGTCGAAGTGGCCAAACCGGCGAACCAGCGCGCCGAGCACCTGCGGTGCCTCCACGCGCAGCAGGTGCTCGACGTGCGGGGTCACGCGGCGAACTCCTCGCCCATGATCGGCCGAATCTCCACCGGCTCGCCCATCAGATCGACCAGTCGGGTGACGATCTCCACGGCCCGTTCATGGCTCGCGACGTCGATCACCGCGAAGCTGGCGAGGACCTCCTTGAGTTCAGCGAACGGCCCGTCGGTGGCCACCACCCCTGTTGGGCCCTTCCGGACAGTGGCGCTGACCGCCGGGTGCCCCAGCCCTTCGGTGGTGACCAACTCGCCGCTACGGATCAACTCCTGGGCGAACTCCTGGTACGCCGCGAAGGCGGCGAGCGCCTCGTCGGACGGGGTGTCGGCGCCCGCGGCGTCCCACGCCGCCGCCGGGGTGTAGCTGAGCAACAGATACTTCATGACCAATCCCCCTGGGTAAGATTACGACGCTGAGAATACGGGCGGTTCAGGCGGCTCGACGCAAGGACACCGCGAGCGCGCTCGCCCAACCAAAGGCCACCACGCCAGTGAGGGCAATCTGGATGCTCATGTGGGCGGGCGCGGTGGGCAGCAACAGCACCAGCGCCACCACGGCATTGAAGATGGCTGGCAGCAACGACCTACGTCGCAGATGCCGGACCGCCAGGACGATCGCGGCGATGGCCGCGGCGGTGAAGGCGACGACGGCCGCCGCCGAGTGGACCATGCTGTGCCAGGACATCTGGGCCACTGGACCGTCGGGCGTACCGACCGGGAAGCCGTGCTCGGGGTCCATCGGAAACGCGCCGGAGGCGATCAGCCCCAGCCCGAAGATGGTGAGCAGAATCGGCAGTGCCCGCCGTCCGGTGCCGGTCGTGAGGGTGCGGGCGACGCCCGCGGCCAGCGCCAGGATCCCCATGCCCGCCACAATGAAGGTGGCGATCTGCACCCATCCGGGACCTCCGGTGGCGAGCTGGCTGATCGGGTGCCGGGTGATGTCGAAGCCCTCGCGGGTGGCCATCTGGATCCCGGCGGAGGCGAAGAAGAACGGTCCGGCCCAGGCACCGGCGAGCAGCAGTCGCCTGGTGCTCGCCGAGACCGGCGGCGCCGCGACGTCGGTGGTGGGGACGGTGATGGTGGTCATGGCTTCCTCCTCATTCGGATGTCTGCCGGTACCTCGGTGCGGAGGGCGGTCCTTTGACGCCCTGAACGTGTGTCCTGGGTCACAACCGACCGGCGTCAAAGGCCGGGCCCCGGCTCCGAGGTAGCGGTCGAAGCCGTTCCCGACGAAGGAGGAGACATGAACGACACCATCGACCCCAGCCCGCAGCTGCAGGATCTGGCCCGACTGGTGGGGACCTGGCAGGTCACCGGCGGCGCCGAGGGCACGGTCCGGTACGAGTGGCTGCCCGGCGGATTCTTCCTGCTGCAGCACGTAAATTTGACTCAGCTCGGCCAGCCGGTCGCCGGCCTGGAGGTCATCGGGAACCTGCGGCCATTCGGCGAACCGCCCAGCGCCGAGGTGGTGTCCCGGTTCTACGACGCTGCCGGCAACACCTTCGACTACATCTACGAACTCGCTGGGGACACGCTGACGATCTGGGCCGGCGCCAAAGGAAGTCCGGCGTACTTCCGGGGCAGTTTCGACGCCGCGGACACCACATTGGTCGGCGAGTGGACGTACCCCGGCGGCGGCGGATACGCCTCCACCATGCGGCGGATCTGAACCTCGCTCCGCTGACGGTCTGGCCGGCGGCGTCGCCGGCTAGACCGTCACCCGGTACAGCGCCAGCAGCACCGACACCAGCACGACGATGAAGCCGGTGGCGACCGCGAGCCGGTTGGCGAGCGCATGACGCATCGAGACCTCCTACAGGAAGCTGTACCGCTCGGAGTGGTACTTCGACTTCGGCACTTTCAGCTCGGCAAGTGCCGACTCGACGGCGTCCATCATCGGCTCCGGGCCACAGATAAAATACTCATGCTCGGCGTACGGCGGGGTCAGATGCCGCTGGAAGATCTCCGCGTTGATGAAGCCCCGCTCGCCCTGCCAGTTGGCCGGCGGGTCCTCGAGCACATAGACAGTGGTGAGGTCCAACCGGCCGGTGAGCTCCTCGAGCTCCTCCCGGAAGGTGATCGACTGCCAATCCTTCGCCCCGTAGAGCAGCATCACCGGTCGCCGGTCACCACGGTCGGCCAGGGTCCGCAGCATGCTCATCATCGGGGTGATCCCGATGCCGCCGGCGACCAGCACATGCATGTCCGCCGGGTTGCCCATCGTGAACGCACCGTACGGGCCGTCGAGGTAGACCCGCTTGCCGACCGGAATCCCGGGTACGCTGCTCGTGAAGTCGCCGAGGTTGCGGATCGACATCTCGACCCGGCCCCCCGTCGCCTCGGCGCTGGAGGAGAACGAGAACGGTTGGGCACTGATCGTGAATGGACTACGCCACACCGTGATCCACCCGAACTGGCCGGGTTGAAACCGGAAACCGTCGTGACCGACCGGATCCAGCACCAAGGTGGTGGTCTCTCCCCGCTCGGGGCGCACCTCGCTCACCTGATAGGGCCGGCGGATGAGGAAGAGCGGCTTGACGATCCGAACATAGAGCAGCACCGCCACCCAGAGCGCGATCAGCCCGATCCACAACGCTCGACTCCACGCGTCGGTCAGGTAGAAACCCCAGCCGATCATGTGCAGGACGCCGGCCGAGACCGCGGTGACCGCCAGCGCGATGTGCAACCGGTGCCACACCTCGTACGAGAGTCGCAGTCTCACCCGCCAGAGCGCCGTCACCACGAGCACCAGCAGCGCCAGCACCGACAATAGGGCGAACCGTGCCCGCCACGGCGCGTCGACGACATTCAGCAGGCTGAGCAGGTCCGGACGGGTGACAAACAGGATCGCCGGATGCAGCAGCACCAGGGTCACGGCGATCAATGAGATCTGCCGGTGGAAGTGGTAGATGACGTCCTCACCCCACGGCTCGGTCACCCACCGAAACCGCGAAGTCACCCCGAACTGGAGCCCCATCATCGACAAGCCGGCGTAGCCGAAAGCAACTGACAACTCGGTCCAGAAATCCCGAGCCGGCTCGGCGGTACCGGTCAGCATCACGAAGATAGGCGCCAGAATGAACAGCAGGTACCCGACGACCCAGGCGGTCCGCCGTACCGAGAAGGACATCTGCACACGGGCAATCTTGCCTCACCGCGAGCCTCGTGGTGAGCGCCGGTGCGGCGGGGGATGCTGGGGTGATGAGAGCTATCGCGCTGGACGAATATGGCAATAGGGACGTGCTGCAGCTCCAGGAGCTACCGGATCCCCCGGTCGGGCCGGATATGGTGCGCATCCAGGCACGCGCTGCCGGCGTCAACCCGGTAGACCACAAGATCAGAGCTGGCTACCTGCAGGGGGCATTCCCGCACCACACGCCGCTGATCCCGGGTTGGGACGTCGCGGGCGTGGTCGAAGCGATTGGCCCGGCGGTCACCAACTTCACGGTCGGCGACGAGGTGATGGCCTACGCCCGAAAAGACACGGTGCAACACGGCACGTACGCGGAGTTGGTCACCGTCGCCGAGACTGTGGTCGCCCCGAAGCCGGCGGCGCTGAGCTTCGCCGAGGCCGGCGGCCTGCCGCTGGCCGGGTTGACCGCCTGGCAGGCCCTCGCCGCGGTCGACGTCGGCCCAGGTGACGTGGTGCTGGTCCATGCCGCCGCCGGCGGCGTCGGCCACCTGGCGGTACAACTGGCCCGCGCCCGCGGCGCCGCCCGGGTGCTCGGCACCGCCTCCGCGACCAACCACGACTTTCTACAGAGCCTCGGCTGCGAACCGATCGAGTACGGCGACGATCTGCCGCAGCGGGTCGCGGACCGGGTCGGCGGCGACGGCCGGGTCGACGCGGCGCTCGACTTCGTCGGCGGCCCCGCCCTGGCGCAGTCGCCCACGCTGGTACGCCACCCCAGCCGGCACGTCTCGGTCGTCGACCCGTCAGTGCTGGAGCAGGGCGGACGCTACGTCTTCGTCCGACCGGACGGCGACCAGCTCACGCTGCTCGGTGAGCTGGCCGCGGCGGGCCGACTGCGGGTGACGGTGACCCGGGAACTGCCGCTGGCCGAAGCCGCCGAGGCCCACCGGCTGCAAGAGGAGGGCCACGTCCGCGGCAAGCTCGTGCTCACCCTCCCCTGAGCCCGAGCCGGGGCACGCAGGAACGCCGCCGATCAGTCCCGGACGGCGGCGACCGCCTCGATCTCCACCAACTGGTCGTCGTACCCGAGCACGGTGACGCCGAGCAGCGTGCTCGGCACGTCGTGCTCACCGAACGCGTCCCGCACCACCTCCCAGGCGGTCACCAGGTCCGCCTGGGAGGTGCTGGCCACCAGCACCCGGGTGCTGATCACGTCATCGATGGTGGCGCCGGCATCGGCGAGCGCGGTGCGGAGATTCTCCACCGCCTTCGCGGCCTGGCCGGCATAGTCGCCGACCGCCGCGGTGGTCCCGTCAGCGTTGAGCGGACACGCGCCAGCCAGGAAGATCAGCCGCGCGTCCGCCGGGGCGGTCGCCGCATAGGCGTACTCAGCAACATCGGAGAGCGAGCGGGAACGGATCAGGGTGACAGCACTGGTCACGGGCAGCTATCTCCTCGGTTGGGAATCTGACGCTGCCATTATCGCGCCCCCGGAACATCGACGAATCGGGTGGATCGCGGCCTCAGGCGCGGGCCGGCCCATGGTAGTCCGCCGCCACATACACCGCCCGACGCTCACCGCCCCCGTTAGCGAACCGTCGGGTATAGGTGACCCGGTCGGCGGGCGGGGCGGGGACGCTGTACTGCGTCGGGAGCGTTTCTATGCCGCGGGAGCGGCGGCTGGGGGCAACCTCATGCCGCTCGCCATGCCAGGGACCACCCAGAAAGAGCACCTGCATCGGAAATAGTCCCCTTTCAGCGGGATGGTCGCGGTCGTCCTCGCCGCGGTCGCGGGTCGCACACCCCGCCGAGGCGGAGTCCGTCACACCGATCCTAGTCAGCATCCAAGCCGAGGTACACCTCTCGAGCGAAGGTCGCTGCTGCCCACGCCGCCCAGCACGGTTCAGCTGGAGGTCGTGCGAGGTCTCGGTACCCCCGCCCGCGTGGCGGATCAGGCTCGCCGAAGGCGGGCATCCTTCAGATCAGGACCGGGAGGGGACCGCCGGCAGCAGCTTCGAACCGTATTATCACGGCCGTGATCATGCGACTCTTCGGCGTCAGCCCTCTTCAGACAGACCTTATCGGGCACTACCCCGACCTCGCCGGGCTGCGAAGGTCGGCGAAATCGAACGCCTGGAGCCAGGTAGCAGCGCACTTCGAGCAGCTGCCCGTCCGATCTGACCAGTCGGTGGCGGTGCGGGTGGTGGCTGAGACGCCCGGTTCCGAGCGATTCCTGGAGCAGGTGGTGAACTCGGAGCGCAACTCGTCGCTCGCGCGGACCTTGTTGGGCGCGCGGTTCATCGTGATGGCCTGGGAAGCTCGTGGTCGCACGTTTGCCAAGGATGTGGACCCCTCGCAGTGGCAGTTCTTTTTCGGCTACCTTGAGCGCGCCGAGCGCCTGCTCGCTGAGGCCACCGCAATGGACCCCACCAACGCGGCGGCGTGGACCGAGCGAGTCATCTTGGCACGCGGCCTGGAGCTCGGGCTGGACGAGGGTCGACACCGTTATGAACAGGCGGCAGAGCATTGCGACGCTCCGTATACCGCGCAGCGGCAGCTGCTCCAGAACCTGTGCCCGAAATGGGGCGGGTCGGTCGACGAGCTGCACGCCTTTGCGCGCGACTGTCTCAAATGCGCCCCGCCAGGGTCGTTGGCGGGCGCCGTCGTGGCCAACGCCCACGTTGAGCACGCTCTCGACATCATGATGGCTGAGGGCGCCCTCGCGGCTGAAGAATACATCGGGCAACGTGAGGTTCGTGACGAGATTGCGGCTGCGGCGGCCCATACCGTGCTGCACCCCGAACATCGGCCCTGGCACGGTTGGGTCAGCGCTCACTCCGTCTTCGCGTTTGCGCTCGTCACGGGCGGCGACCCACGTGCCGTCCCCCACTTCGAGGCCCTCGGCAGCCGGGTCTGCCCCTACCCGTGGGAGCAGGTGTACCGGAGGTGGAAGGCAGCCTTCCGCCGCCTCGGTAACCACCGCCGGCCGCTGTGAACAGGTTAGCAACTGATCGACTCATTCTTCGGCCGCGTAGGGCAGACGAGGCCGCCGTCTACCGCCAGTTGTGGACTGAGCGAGATCCACGGGTCCCGCCGCATCGGCAGATAACTCCCGATGGCCGACCGACGGTGGAGGACATCGCAGCGCAGATCCGCACGGAGCGTGCGGAGGCGAGGCCATGGCCATTGGCGGTGGAGCGGAAGGACACCGCCGACGTCATCGGATACTGCGGGCTGGTCTTTCAGGGGAACGGGCCGCCCGACGAGCCCGAGCTGGCCTACGAGTTGCTGCGGGCGGTTCACGGCTTGGGTTACGCAACTGAGGCGGCCCGGGCCGTGGTCAGTTGGGCGAGCGATGCAGGCTATCCGCGACTATGGGCAGGGGTTCGGGACTGGAACGCCGCGTCGCGACGGGTCCTGGCGAAGCTCGGGTTCCGGGAAACGGGCCGGGTGGAGCCGGACCCCGTCCACGGCGACAACCTGCTGACCGTAAAGGAGCTTTAAACGGCCGAAGCCCGCGCCATCACATCCAAGGCAGCTGCGATCGTTCCTGCCAATACCAAGCGGCCGGCATAGCTAGGCCCGCCCACCGCGCAGCGTCGACGGTCAGCTTCTCCGCCCGCAGATTCGAGTTCAATTGGTCGCCGGTTACGGCTCCGGAGAGCACAATGCTCGCCCAGGGTCGCTGCAACGCAGCCGCGAGCGCCACCGCGTCGCCCACGCCCTCCCATACGGCGAGCCGGCCGTTCGCGAGCGCTTCCTTCACGATGACGAAACACCCCGCGGCGTGCGCGTCGGCGAGCGCCGGGCCGGCGCTTGGCTCCAGAAGATTCCAGGTGGCCTGCACACTACGGAACACCGGCCGGCCACCGACCTCTACCGACAGCGCGCTCCGGATCACCTCGGCCTGCGATGGCCCGCTGGTGGAGAGCCCAACCAGGACACCCTGCTCGGCGAGCCCGGCGAGCCGGCGGTGCAGATCCCCGTCGCGCAGGGCGGGGCTGTCCGGGGTGACCGAATGGACCTGGTAGAGATCCAGCCGGTCGCCTAACAGCGCGCGGGTCTCGCCGTACTGCCGGTCGAAGCTGGCGACACTGTGATCCTTGACCTCGTGCACCTCGGCCTCGACCCGCCAGCCGGCCGTGTAGGTGTAGCCCCACTTGCTCCCGACGACGACGTCGTCGATCTCCGGCCTTGCCAGCAACCAGTGCGCCAGGAACTCCTCGGCCCGGCCGTACGAGCGGGCGACGTCGAAATACCTGATGCCCGCGGCGTATGCCTGGTCGAGTAGTTGCCAGGCGCGGGCGCGCAGTGCTTCGACGGTCCGTTCGGCGGGCAGGTCCGCGGCCCGCCCGAGGTTGATATAGCCCGGACGGCCGACGGCCGCCAACCCCAGCCCGATCCGGGAGGCTCCGGCCAGGCGGTCGATTATCGTCATCAGCCCATCCAACACCGCGTGTTGGCGACGGTACGGCGGATCGCCGGATCCTCCGCTATGGTCACCAGGCCCCTTGCTCCTGAACTAAGTTCAACGAACTCAGTCTGACTGAACTTCGTTAAAGTGGCAACTGTGAAGGGCATCACGCGGGAGCGCATCGTGGCGGCGGCACTCGAACTGCTCAACGACGAGGGCATGGACGCCCTCACCGTCCGTGCGCTCGCCTCCCGGCTCGGCGTGAGGGCCTCGGCGCTGTACTGGCACCTCCGCAACAAGCAGGAACTCCTCGACGAGATGAGCACCGTCGTCATGCGCCGCGTCACCGACGCGGTCTCCGCGATCCCGCCCAGCGAAAGCTGGCGGGACGACGTGGCCGCCTACGCCCGAGTGCTGCGCGCGGAGTACCTGCGCCACCGGGAGGGGGCACGCATCTTCAGCGGCAGGCGGGTCTCCGACCCCGAAATCGTGAGGGCGAAAGAGTCCTGGCTCGCCCGCCTGACCGCCGCCGGTTTCACCCTCGCCGAAGCCGACGACGTACTCGACCTGATCACCGCGTTCGTGGTCGGTATCGTCATCGAGGAGCAGGAGCGGACCCAGTCGTCGCCAGGCCGGTACTCGCTCGCCGAGCGCGA carries:
- a CDS encoding DUF998 domain-containing protein, giving the protein MTTITVPTTDVAAPPVSASTRRLLLAGAWAGPFFFASAGIQMATREGFDITRHPISQLATGGPGWVQIATFIVAGMGILALAAGVARTLTTGTGRRALPILLTIFGLGLIASGAFPMDPEHGFPVGTPDGPVAQMSWHSMVHSAAAVVAFTAAAIAAIVLAVRHLRRRSLLPAIFNAVVALVLLLPTAPAHMSIQIALTGVVAFGWASALAVSLRRAA
- a CDS encoding ferric reductase-like transmembrane domain-containing protein: MSFSVRRTAWVVGYLLFILAPIFVMLTGTAEPARDFWTELSVAFGYAGLSMMGLQFGVTSRFRWVTEPWGEDVIYHFHRQISLIAVTLVLLHPAILFVTRPDLLSLLNVVDAPWRARFALLSVLALLVLVVTALWRVRLRLSYEVWHRLHIALAVTAVSAGVLHMIGWGFYLTDAWSRALWIGLIALWVAVLLYVRIVKPLFLIRRPYQVSEVRPERGETTTLVLDPVGHDGFRFQPGQFGWITVWRSPFTISAQPFSFSSSAEATGGRVEMSIRNLGDFTSSVPGIPVGKRVYLDGPYGAFTMGNPADMHVLVAGGIGITPMMSMLRTLADRGDRRPVMLLYGAKDWQSITFREELEELTGRLDLTTVYVLEDPPANWQGERGFINAEIFQRHLTPPYAEHEYFICGPEPMMDAVESALAELKVPKSKYHSERYSFL
- a CDS encoding ATP-binding protein, coding for MTDSLPRAVAVTVAVPLFLGREAELRHLEDLIRRAAAGAGGAVVLRGEAGIGKSTLLDQVRVAAIDARVLAVAGSEFETGLPYAGLHQLCRSLLDSPEGHPQRAPLQVAFGLTEGTPDVLQIGLATGELLAAAAQERPLVCLVDDAHWLDPASMAVLTFAARRLGAAPITMIFTVREPAVASGLDDLPALPLGGLSERDARALLASTPGRRFDARVLSRVLAEARGNPLALRELPKAGGFAPAEAGSVPRRIERSFHARLAALSPGAAQLLTVASADPTGDPDLLWPAARLLPEIDVPRDSIEAVESGLVEFTTRVRFSHPIARSVVYHAATARSRYAAHRALAEVTDLRREPDRWAWHRAHAGADPDENVAADLEAAASRAGARGGLAAAAAFLRRAAERSVDAGERVRRTFAAVQAMIDAGQSEPAATLLATVDVDGLDETARAHADLLRGRAAFLQHIDDSGPEHMLRAARRLAPFDPEKSRRAYLDALEMALAVGRAAGVMDMVLAEARAILPAPPAPDLLSALALIGTGEHREAAPVLRSVLAGAEGEWRRRPALASMLAGELWDPEALDKIVTRLLADGRESGALPELRLGLALTAVAATLMGDFARAAAAIEEEAVIADALGLPPKGYPSLHLTALRGRRAEALAEFDAARGAATASGSGQLVANIDWARSILDNGSADYPAALAAASRAVAAGDLYLAGVSLPELVEAAVRTGDRAAAESALAALTKRATAAGTDCGLGVAAYSRALLSGVEDDYREALVRLDRTRAAPYQARARLLYGEWLRRAGRRRDASEQLRTAHELFATIGMTAFARRAADELRAAGARIRGRGEPGPGALTAQEQQVAALVATGATNKEIAARLYLSPRTIDAHLRGIFRKLGVSSRRQLRDLPDPGAGPGR
- a CDS encoding NADP-dependent oxidoreductase, whose product is MRAIALDEYGNRDVLQLQELPDPPVGPDMVRIQARAAGVNPVDHKIRAGYLQGAFPHHTPLIPGWDVAGVVEAIGPAVTNFTVGDEVMAYARKDTVQHGTYAELVTVAETVVAPKPAALSFAEAGGLPLAGLTAWQALAAVDVGPGDVVLVHAAAGGVGHLAVQLARARGAARVLGTASATNHDFLQSLGCEPIEYGDDLPQRVADRVGGDGRVDAALDFVGGPALAQSPTLVRHPSRHVSVVDPSVLEQGGRYVFVRPDGDQLTLLGELAAAGRLRVTVTRELPLAEAAEAHRLQEEGHVRGKLVLTLP
- a CDS encoding RNA polymerase sigma factor, whose translation is MTPHVEHLLRVEAPQVLGALVRRFGHFDLAEDAVQEALLVAARTWPDEGVPEQPRSWLIRVGYRKMVDLLRADQARRRREQEAGAVELGLGEADRQPPPPPETDDSLTLLLLCCHPALSSTSQVALTLRAVGGLTTGEIAHAFGVTESTMGARISRAKQQLAQAGARFIPPTDVDRDDRLAAVRQVLYLIFNEGYTATAGEELTRVDLVQEAIRLTRMLRAQLPEDAESAGLLALMLLTDARQAARTGDDGLVPLVEQDRTRWNPELIKEGTALIDAVWARREVGPYQLQAAIAAVHAAAASPEQTDWPQIAALYLWLERLTPTAPVRLSRVVAVAQAYGPDRGLALLDAVNRRHGLDSEPLTRHRERAVRAHLAELTGDLATAARLYREAAALTDNQVERRYLLDRADRGGRHC
- a CDS encoding YciI family protein encodes the protein MKYLLLSYTPAAAWDAAGADTPSDEALAAFAAYQEFAQELIRSGELVTTEGLGHPAVSATVRKGPTGVVATDGPFAELKEVLASFAVIDVASHERAVEIVTRLVDLMGEPVEIRPIMGEEFAA